From the Candidatus Obscuribacterales bacterium genome, the window AACTGGCCGGGGCGGCGGCAGGGGTTGCCCTCGTTACCCCAGCAGTTGCGGGCGGTGCAGCTTACGGTACAGAAGCTGGCCCTATGTCATCCTCAGATCACCTGGCAGATGCAGCAGGGCGATCGCCCTTGGTTTTCCATCAGCGCGGGGCAGAGCAGTTGCGACATCTTGCCCCAATATCTACGGGATGTGCAGCGGTCGGATTTGCGCGATGGACAGGTAGGATTGGCGAACCCTGAAGCGGGGGATTGGGCTACTATCCAGGGCGATCCCCACCTGTATATTTTGCTAGGGCTACCCGATCGCTGTCATCGCCACCGGCCAGATTGTGTGCATGTGGCTGTTAACGGCCGGATTGTCCAATGTCCGGAGCTAGAGCAGATTGTGGTGGGAGCCTTTCGCCACACCCTGCCCCGCGATCGCTACCCGATTGGCTTTGCCCACCTCTCCCTGCCGCCGGAGTATGTGGACTGGAATCGCCACCCGGCTAAGGCAGAACTCTATCTGCATCATCTGTCCCATTGGCAGAACCAACTTCGGGAGGCGATCGCTCATCTGCTCAATTTACAGATAACGAATGGCGATCTGCTACCCCAGCGTACGGGTCAGGTGTTTAAAAGTGCGGAACAGTCCACCCGCTACTTACCTGGTGAGAATGGCCAGGCTAGGGTGCGATCGCCTGTTAGCCTGCCTCTGAAAGCGATCGCTCAAGTCCATCAGATGTATATTTTGGCCGAGCATCCCACGGGGCTATGGTTGATTGAGCAGCATATCGCCCATGAGCGAGTGCTCTATGAACACCTGTGCGATCGCTGGCAGATGGTTGATCTAGAACCGCCGATGATTCTTCCCCAGCTCTCAGCATCGCAGGTGGAGCAATTGGAGCGTATTGGTGTGAAGGTGGATCTGTTTGGCGATGACTTATGGGCAGCTAGAAACGCCCCTGAGCCCCTAGCCCAGCGGCCCGATTGTGCAGATGCGCTGCTGGAACTTAGCCGAGGACCCGATCTGGATACGGCGCTTGTGGCCACGGCCTGCCGCACGGCCATTCGTAATGGTACGCCGTTGGATCTGCAGACGATGCAAACCTTGATTGATCAATGGCAGAGCACCCGCCATCCCCAAACCTGCCCCCATGGCCGCCCCATCTTCTTGCCCCTGGAGGAGTCGAGTTTATCTCGATTTTTCCGGCGACATTGGGTGGTTGGCAAGAGCCATGGGATCTAGCTGGGGATGCGGATAGGGAATCGCTGGATTAACGTTCTGCTACACCATCTTGACGAGCAGCTTGCTGCACTGCCGCCGCCACTGCCGTTGCCACCCGTTCATCAAAGACGGACGGAACAATATGTTCGCGATCGAGATCGCTGGGCTTGATCAAGGAGGCGATCGCTGCTGCTGCTTCTAGATACATGAGGGTTGTCATGGTCTTGGCTCGGCAGTCTAGGGCTCCCCGGAAAATGCCCGGAAAGGCCAGAACGTTGTTGATTTGATTAGGATAATCACTGCGTCCCGTGGCCATGACGGC encodes:
- the mutL gene encoding DNA mismatch repair endonuclease MutL, coding for MTDAIGALPRDVVHLMAAGEVIDSLAAVVRELSENAIDAGATRIVVTVWGSQWRLQVADNGAGLSLLDLQQAALPHYTSKIKTCEDLWQIRSLGFRGEALHSLAQLSRLDICSRSRTAEHGWQAQYGHDGVPVATQTVAIASGTVVTVQDLFGNWPGRRQGLPSLPQQLRAVQLTVQKLALCHPQITWQMQQGDRPWFSISAGQSSCDILPQYLRDVQRSDLRDGQVGLANPEAGDWATIQGDPHLYILLGLPDRCHRHRPDCVHVAVNGRIVQCPELEQIVVGAFRHTLPRDRYPIGFAHLSLPPEYVDWNRHPAKAELYLHHLSHWQNQLREAIAHLLNLQITNGDLLPQRTGQVFKSAEQSTRYLPGENGQARVRSPVSLPLKAIAQVHQMYILAEHPTGLWLIEQHIAHERVLYEHLCDRWQMVDLEPPMILPQLSASQVEQLERIGVKVDLFGDDLWAARNAPEPLAQRPDCADALLELSRGPDLDTALVATACRTAIRNGTPLDLQTMQTLIDQWQSTRHPQTCPHGRPIFLPLEESSLSRFFRRHWVVGKSHGI